The DNA region TCAGGAAACTAATGTCCTCATTATGAGTTAGATAATTTTAATACAATAGCAAAACAACAAACCAGCTTTTTTCAAGAAACCTGGGTTGTCTGGACTGATAAAGTGGAGACGGAGAAAGGAAACAGCATGAGTAAGAATCGATTGATGTTGATTATCATGGATGGTGTTGGAGTCAGAGAAGCGAGTGAATTTAATGCAGTGAAAAATGCGAACACGCCCAATCTGGACAGTTATTTTGAAAATTATCCCTGGACTACTCTGGCATGCCACGGCAGAGCAGTGGGTTTGCCGGAGGGCATCATGGGCAATTCGGAAGTGGGACATTTGAACATTGGCGCAGGTCGTGTGGTGAAACAGGATCTGGTTCGCATCACCGACGCGCTGGAAGACGGAAGTTTTGAGAAAATTCCCGAGTTCATCGATCTGGTCAATTACGTGAAACAAAATAACAAAGCCCTTCACCTCACCGGTTTGCTTTCCGATGCCGGTGTCCATTCGGATTATCGCCATTTGATGAAAATTATTCAAATTTTGAAAAAGAACGGCGTGGAAAAAATTTACCTGCACGCCATCATGGACGGCAGAGATACGCCGCCAAACAGCGGAAAAGGGTATTTGCAAAATATTTTAGATTTTATGAAAAAAGAAAATGCCGGAAAATTGGCTTCTGTGATCGGCAGATATTACATTATGGATCGCGATAATCGCTGGGACAGAGTGGAGCGCGCTTACAACATGCTGCTTTTGGGCGAAGGCGTTCGAACGTCGGATCCGGTGGCGACAATGCAAGAGATGTATGATAAAAACATCACTGACGAGTTCATGGAGCCGCTCGTTGTGGAGGACAACGGTGAAATTCATACGGTCGAGGATGGCGACGGATTTTTAACTTTCAATTTTCGCGCCGACCGGATGCGCGAAATTGCCATCGCGCTTAATTTTGACGATTTTTCCGAATTTGAACGGAAGAAGAGGGTGCGCTTGAAATATACCACGCTGACTCGTTATCGGGAAGATTTTCCTTTTCCTGTGCTGTTCAAGGAAGTTCAGTTGAGCAATATCTTCGGCGAGGTGATCAGCAAGCAAGGTTTGACGCAGCTCCGCATTGCTGAAACGGAAAAATATGCCCACGTCACCTATTTTTTCAACGGCGGCGAAGAGAAAAAATTCCCGGGCGAAGACCGCATCATGGTCCCGTCTCCGAAAGTGGCGACTTATGATTTGCAGCCGGAAATGAGCGCGCCAAAGGTGACGGAAAAATTGCTTCAGGCAATTAACGAAGAAAAATACGATGTGATCATTCTCAATTTTGCCAACGGCGACATGGTGGGACACACCGGCGTTTACGAGGCGGCCATTAAAGCGCTGGAAACCGTAGATGCCATGCTGGGAAAAATTGTGCCGCTTTTTACTTCAAAAGGCGGACAGATTCTCATCACTGCGGATCACGGCAATTCCGAAGAAATGTGGGATTTTGAAAATAATCAACCGCACACGCAACACACGCTGAATCCGGTGCCATTTATTCTGCTTTCCGGTAAATGGAAAAATGCCAAACTGCGCAGCGGCGGCAGACTGTGCGATATCGCGCCGACGATGTTGGGCTTGTTGCACATTCAGCAGCCAAAAGAGATGACCGGGAAGTCTTTGATTGAAGAACAATAATTACACGTCAAAATTTTCCATTAATCAATTGGTTGCAAAAAACTCGACTTCAATCGTAAAACTTGAAAATAAAGGCATTTCATGTAAAAAAATTAGAGGAAAAGGATTATGAGACAATTGAATTCAAGGCAAAAAACGGCCCTTTGGCTGATTGCCATCGTCATTACTCTGGCTTCTATTGTTTACCAGAAAATGACAGGCCCAACTTATCCGGTGCGAACGAACGTGACGCTCAACGGAAAAAATTTCAAATATCGGCTTCTGCGTTCGCACGATACGAACGGCGACGCTGTCATTGACCTCAACGTGCCGGATTCAACTTATCGGGCGATTTATCAGTACCGCCGCTACCACAGCAAAGATCTTTGGACAACAGACACGCTCAAGGCGGAAAACAATATCATCAGAATTGCGGTTCCGAAACAGCCTGCCGCCGGTAAAGTGATGTACAAAGTGTCTCTGCTGAACTCTGATGGCAAGACGATTTCTTTGACCGAGGCGCCGATAATCATTCGATTCAAAGGCGCCGTGCCGCTTTACGTTTTAATCCCGCACATTTTTTTCATGTTTTTTGCCATGCTCATTTCCACGCGCACAGGATTGGAAGCGCTGGCCAATGGCAGCTCTGCGTACAAATATGCCTGGTGGTCATTTGGATTATTATTCATCGGCGGCATGATTTTAGGCCCGTTGGTGCAAAAATTTGCCTTTGACGCATTCTGGACAGGTTGGCCTTTCGGGCACGATCTCACTGATAACAAAACTTTTCTCGCATTGATCTTCTGGGGGATTGCGCTGTGGCGTCACAAAAAAACCGGC from Calditrichota bacterium includes:
- a CDS encoding 2,3-bisphosphoglycerate-independent phosphoglycerate mutase yields the protein MSKNRLMLIIMDGVGVREASEFNAVKNANTPNLDSYFENYPWTTLACHGRAVGLPEGIMGNSEVGHLNIGAGRVVKQDLVRITDALEDGSFEKIPEFIDLVNYVKQNNKALHLTGLLSDAGVHSDYRHLMKIIQILKKNGVEKIYLHAIMDGRDTPPNSGKGYLQNILDFMKKENAGKLASVIGRYYIMDRDNRWDRVERAYNMLLLGEGVRTSDPVATMQEMYDKNITDEFMEPLVVEDNGEIHTVEDGDGFLTFNFRADRMREIAIALNFDDFSEFERKKRVRLKYTTLTRYREDFPFPVLFKEVQLSNIFGEVISKQGLTQLRIAETEKYAHVTYFFNGGEEKKFPGEDRIMVPSPKVATYDLQPEMSAPKVTEKLLQAINEEKYDVIILNFANGDMVGHTGVYEAAIKALETVDAMLGKIVPLFTSKGGQILITADHGNSEEMWDFENNQPHTQHTLNPVPFILLSGKWKNAKLRSGGRLCDIAPTMLGLLHIQQPKEMTGKSLIEEQ